Proteins encoded by one window of Branchiostoma floridae strain S238N-H82 chromosome 6, Bfl_VNyyK, whole genome shotgun sequence:
- the LOC118418170 gene encoding glycine receptor subunit alpha-4-like: protein MLLIPTVEGIRLSWGFPGIWLREEPLTSDITSLHSQFRLSRVDIKSYVTSFIPYSKGKGCTYSTVSCDYAAAETCFSSQLRSCVIRTDNHECGFCTRFAGDCSKQTQNCSLLYKADRFTYTALEIQLVLQRRLSYHLLQMYIPSGAIVVMSWVSFWIDPRSVPARVGLGITTVLTMTSQSTRTAPMPQVSYARAVDVWLVACELFTCGVLLEFAIVNFMQRQELKRVARIRSLEVMNL, encoded by the exons ATGTTGTTGATTCCCACAGTTGAAGGAATCCGCCTGTCCTGGGGCTTCCCCGGGATCTGGTTGAGAGAAGAGCCGCTGACATCGGACATCACGTCCCTCCACTCACAGTTCCGGCTCAGCCGAGTGGACATCAAGTCCTACGTGACATCCTTCATCCCGTACTCCAAAG GGAAAGGATGTACCTACTCCACTGTCTCATGTGACTACGCCGCCGCGGAAACGTGCTTCTCCAGCCAGCTGCGGTCCTGTGTCATACGGACGGACAACCACGAGTGCGGGTTCTGTACCCGGTTTGCTGGAGACTGCAGCAAGCAAACACAAAACTGCAGTCTATTGTACAAAG CTGACAGGTTCACCTATACCGCCTTGGAGATCCAGCTGGTCCTACAGCGTCGTCTGTCCTACCACCTGCTGCAGATGTACATCCCGTCAGGTGCCATCGTCGTCATGTCCTGGGTCTCCTTCTGGATCGACCCGCGCTCCGTACCGGCTCGGGTCGGCCTCGGCATCACCACCGTACTGACCATGACTTCCCAGAGCACCCGCACCGCGCCCATGCCGCAg GTGTCGTACGCACGCGCCGTGGACGTCTGGCTGGTGGCGTGCGAGCTGTTCACGTGTGGAGTTCTCCTGGAGTTCGCCATCGTCAACTTCATGCAGAGGCAGGAGCTGAAACGTGTGGCGAGAATACGTTCTCTGGAGGTGAtgaatttgtaa